The following DNA comes from Sphingorhabdus sp. M41.
TTTCTGCGCATGGTAAAGCTGCCGCTCGATCAGCGAGAACCAGGTCCGCACCGGCTGCAGCTGGGTGATCGCCAGCAAGGTGATATTGTCGGTATCGGCGCTGTTGCTGTCGTAATTCTGACCCCTGGGTGTCTTGGTCACGCTGGAGAAAATCTGCAGCCCGACATTGCCCGCCTGCAGGCGCTTCAGGTCGATATGACCGCGATCGACGCTGTCGGTAATCTTTCGCTTCCACAGCAATGTGTCGCCGTGCAGATCGACTATCATCAGGCTGTCATGCAATGTCTGCGCTTCCGCGCTAATCGCCGGCAACGGCTTGCCGTCGACCATATTGGTTTGCTTCTCGAACCATGCCGGCCCGAAAATCAAAAATCCGCCGATTGCAATCGCGATGAGACCCGAAAGTGCCAGCGCGATTTTCTTCACGGCAGTCTGCGTTTCAGAGTGACGAAGCTGTAGCCAGGCTTGCCATTTTTCGCTTCACGATCCTCGCGCGCTGTCTCTTCCCAGATGGCGGCGTCAAACGCGGGCATTTTAATGTCACCTGCCGGTTCGCTATGCACCTCGGTCAGTTCGATTCGGTCGGCCTTGTCGAGAAAGGCCTTGTAGATTTCCGCACCGCCAATCACCGCAATATGGGGGGCATTGGCCATTTTCAGCGCTTCTGCAATACTGCTGGCAACCTCCGCTCCGTCGCCTTCCCAATTCTCGTCGCGGGTGAGCACGATGTGGCGCCGTCCGGGCAGCATGCCGGGCAGGCTGTCAAAAGTCTTGCGGCCCATGATCATCGGCTTGCCCATGGTCATCTGCTTGAATCGTCGCTGATCTTCCGGCAGGTGCCATGGTATGGTGTCGCCATCGCCGATCACGCCATTGTCGGCGATTGCCAGGAAGAATATAATTTCAGGATGGTTCATGAGCGACGCCTAGCGCAGTTACAGCATACTGCAAATTAGAAATATAATTTGGTGACATGGCCCATTTTACGACCGGGCCGGCTCTCGCCCTTGCCATAGAGATGGAGGTGGTTGGCATCATCGCTCAACAGCTCCTGCCAGCTGCCCGCCTGCGCCCCGATCAGATTGTGCATTTCGACCTTTTTTGCGGCGAGACCCGTGTCACCCAGCGGCAATCCGCAAATCGCCCTGATATGATTTTCAAACTGGCTGGTGACCGCACCTTCGATTGTCCAGTGGCCGCTATTGTGCACGCGAGGCGCCATCTCGTTGAACACCGGTCCGCTCTTTGTGGCAAAAAATTCGCAGGTCAGCACACCGACATAATTCATCGCTTCCGCCATTTTGGCGGCGAGTGCGCGGGCGTCGTCCTGCTGCTCCAATATTTCCATCGGAGCGGGCGCGGTCGAGACCGACAAGATCCCGTCGACATGGACATTATGCGGCGTGTCCCAGAAACGGATTTCGCCATCCTGGCCGCGCACCAATATCACCGAAAATTCATGATCGAAGGTGACAAAGCCCTCGGCAACGCAAGGTTGATGCGCCACCGCTTCCCAATGCTGGTCAAGATCGTCGCCCGGACGAATTCGCGACTGGCCCTTGCCGTCATAGCCCATGCGGATGGTCTTGAGGATCGCCGGTGCGCCGATCTCGGCAATCGCCTTGTCCAGACCGTTCCGGTCGGTCACTTCGGCAAAAGGGGCGGTAGTGCCGCCATGATCGCAAGCGAAATTCTTCTCGGCGACCCGGTTTTGCGCAATGTCGAGCGCTGCTATCGGCGGGTGCAGCGGCGCGCAGGCTTCGATCTGATGCAGCGGATCGACCGGCACATTCTCAAATTCGAAGCTGACCACGTCGCAGCTCTCGGCGAAGCGGGTCAGCGAGGCGATATCATCATCCTCCGCGCAGGTGAATTCCGCCGAAACTTCGGCCGCCACGCTATCCGTGTCCGGAGCATAGATATGACAGCGATACCCCAGCTGCGCTGCCGCCACGCTCAGCATCCGGCCGAGCTGGCCGCCGCCCAATATACCAATGGTTGATCCGGGAGGGAGTGGGTTCATACGGGCTGTTACTCGGGCTTGTCGGCGACGGCTTCGGTCTGCGCCGCGCGCCAGGCGTCAAGCCGTTCGGCCAGCGCAGGATCATTATTGGCCAGAATCGCTGCTGCTAGCAGCGCCGCATTTTTTGCACCCGCATCGCCAATCGCCAAAGTCCCGACGGGGATGCCCGCGGGCATTTGTGCGATCGACAGCAAGCTGTCCATGCCGCTCAACGCCTTGGACTGGATCGGCACGCCAAGCACGGGCAGGCGGGTCATCGAGGCGACCATGCCGGGCAGATGGGCAGCGCCGCCGGCGCCGGCAATGATTACCTGCAATCCGCGTTCGGCAGCTGATGTCGCATAGTCATAGAGCCGGCCCGGGGTGCGGTGTGCCGACACGATTTTTTGCTCGTGGGGCACTTGCAACTGATCCAGAATGTCGCTTGCAAGCTTCATCGTGGCCCAGTCGGACTGGCTGCCCATGATTATTCCAACCGGAGGAGGTGCTTCGACCATTTTTGCCCCTGACAAATGCTACGGAAGCAATGCGGTTTAGTCATGAAATTGCGTGGACGCAATGACACATATGGGGGTTTTTATTTTTCGTGGCGATAATTTCTCATCCAGCGGATCGCTCTGAATTCTGCCGGCGCTCGCAATAGCTATGGGGCGTGCCGACACAATAACCCTATTGTGCTTTCAAATAGGTATAAATATAAGTACTGACAGGAATAAGCATGGCAAATAAAATAGAACAGCATCGGGCAAGCCATGTTAAACATTGCGCCAACTGCTCTATATTGGAGCAGGAAATAGTTGCCCTGAGAGAGGGTCTCGCTGAAATGAAGCAGCACGCCTATAATGATGTGCTTACCGGACTTTCAAACCGTCGTTTTTTTGTTGAAAGTCTTGAAGAACGGGTTGCGCGGTGTCGGCGATATGGTGACAATTGCGCCGTGTTGTTTCTCGACGTCGACAAGCTGAAGACCATCAATGACGAGCATGGCCATGCTGCCGGAGATGCGCTGCTGGTCCGTTTGGCCGAAATGTTGAAAACCTATACCCGAACGACGGACGTGGTCGCACGAATTGGTGGTGATGAATTTGGTCTTTTGCTCGACCATTTAAATGCCGATCAGGTCGTCGACAAAATCCACTTTCTCATCGAACAGTTTGGCTTGGAAAAGCTTGTTCATGAAGGCAAGATCCTGCCCCTTGCTGCTTCGATCGGCTATTGCTTTGTCGGGCCACAGGACACAACGGAAGGTCTGATGTCGCGCGCCGATGCATCCATGTACCGCGCGAAAGGCAAGTCCGAATAGCGCCTCGGACCATTTTCCAATCAGTCTGCCGCTCGGGCAGGCCTATCGTTCCGAAAGATAATAGCGTTCAATCTCGTTCAGATCGTCGTCCAGCTCATAGACAATCGGCTGGCCGGTCGGGATTTCCAGGCCGGTAATCTCGTCATCCGGAATTTTTGAGAGATGCTTGACCAGCGCGCGCAGGCTGTTGCCATGCGCTGAAATCAGAACCTTTTTCCCATTTTGCAATTCCGGTGCGATCCGGCTTTTCCAGTAAGGCAGCACTCGCGCGATCGTGTCTTTCAGGCTTTCCGTGGATGGCACTTCAATGCCCTTGTAGCGTGGATCATTGGACATTTGATAGGGGCTGTCCGAAGCCATAGGCGGCGGTGGCGTATCGAAACTGCGCCGCCAGATATGGACCTGCTCGTCGCCATGCTTGTCGCGGGTTTCCTGCTTGTTGAGACCGGTCAGCCCGCCATAATGGCGTTCGTTGAGCCGGTAATTTTTCTCCACCGGCAGCCATAGACGGCCCATTTCCTCCAGCGCGAGATTGAGCGTCTTGATCGCCCGGGTCTGGACGCTGGTAAAGCAGACATTCGGATCAATGCCCCGTTCCTTCATCAGCTGCCCGGCAGCCTTGGCTTCTTCAATGCCCTTTTCCGTGACGTCGACATCCCACCAGCCGGTGAAACGGTTTTCGAGATTCCATTGCGACTGGCCATGGCGAAGCAGGATGAGTTGGGGCATTGATTGTCCTTAAAAATATGTTCCCCCTTCCTCTAGCGGCGATGACGAAGGTCGCCAAGAGCGATTTCAGACAGGAAATATCACGTCAGCGGGTCCGTGCGGACAGGTACGCCATTGTCGCGTGACTTTTGGCCGTTGAGCATCAACCGGCGTCTCCTTGATCCTTCTGCGCGGGCGCTCTGTGATCGACCTTTTGTTGTCGCGGTTGCTCCCAATCGGTTTCGCATCGGCGTTCGATTGTTTGCCCACGGTAAAGGTTCGGCAAGGAAATAGTCCTAAGGGGGGTGCATCCATCCCCCCTCTCTGCGCAATCAAACATAGACAACAGTGCTTCAAACTGGAGAATATAAGTGAACAAAGTCAATCCATTGATCGCGGCTGCGCTTTGCGCAACCGCCCTGACTACTCCTGCGATCGCACAGGACAATGCGCAGGAAGCAGCAACTTTCGACGACAATGTCATCGTCGTGACGGCCACGCGCCGCTCGCAGGATGTTCAGGACATTCCTCTCGCCGTAACCGCGATCAGCCCGGTCGAGCTCGATCGTCAAGGCGTCGTCAATGTTGGCCAGATCACCAATCTGTCGTCCAGCTATTCGGTATCCAATGCCCAGCTGGCTTCCGGTTCGGTGGTGCTTCGGATCCGCGGCGTCGGTACGACGTCCAACAATATCGGCTTTGAATCGGCGGTCGGCATTTTCATCGACGGCGCTTATCAGTCCCGCCCCGGGG
Coding sequences within:
- a CDS encoding dihydrofolate reductase, which codes for MNHPEIIFFLAIADNGVIGDGDTIPWHLPEDQRRFKQMTMGKPMIMGRKTFDSLPGMLPGRRHIVLTRDENWEGDGAEVASSIAEALKMANAPHIAVIGGAEIYKAFLDKADRIELTEVHSEPAGDIKMPAFDAAIWEETAREDREAKNGKPGYSFVTLKRRLP
- a CDS encoding GGDEF domain-containing protein; protein product: MANKIEQHRASHVKHCANCSILEQEIVALREGLAEMKQHAYNDVLTGLSNRRFFVESLEERVARCRRYGDNCAVLFLDVDKLKTINDEHGHAAGDALLVRLAEMLKTYTRTTDVVARIGGDEFGLLLDHLNADQVVDKIHFLIEQFGLEKLVHEGKILPLAASIGYCFVGPQDTTEGLMSRADASMYRAKGKSE
- the purE gene encoding 5-(carboxyamino)imidazole ribonucleotide mutase, encoding MVEAPPPVGIIMGSQSDWATMKLASDILDQLQVPHEQKIVSAHRTPGRLYDYATSAAERGLQVIIAGAGGAAHLPGMVASMTRLPVLGVPIQSKALSGMDSLLSIAQMPAGIPVGTLAIGDAGAKNAALLAAAILANNDPALAERLDAWRAAQTEAVADKPE
- the gpmA gene encoding 2,3-diphosphoglycerate-dependent phosphoglycerate mutase, which codes for MPQLILLRHGQSQWNLENRFTGWWDVDVTEKGIEEAKAAGQLMKERGIDPNVCFTSVQTRAIKTLNLALEEMGRLWLPVEKNYRLNERHYGGLTGLNKQETRDKHGDEQVHIWRRSFDTPPPPMASDSPYQMSNDPRYKGIEVPSTESLKDTIARVLPYWKSRIAPELQNGKKVLISAHGNSLRALVKHLSKIPDDEITGLEIPTGQPIVYELDDDLNEIERYYLSER
- a CDS encoding 5-(carboxyamino)imidazole ribonucleotide synthase, whose amino-acid sequence is MNPLPPGSTIGILGGGQLGRMLSVAAAQLGYRCHIYAPDTDSVAAEVSAEFTCAEDDDIASLTRFAESCDVVSFEFENVPVDPLHQIEACAPLHPPIAALDIAQNRVAEKNFACDHGGTTAPFAEVTDRNGLDKAIAEIGAPAILKTIRMGYDGKGQSRIRPGDDLDQHWEAVAHQPCVAEGFVTFDHEFSVILVRGQDGEIRFWDTPHNVHVDGILSVSTAPAPMEILEQQDDARALAAKMAEAMNYVGVLTCEFFATKSGPVFNEMAPRVHNSGHWTIEGAVTSQFENHIRAICGLPLGDTGLAAKKVEMHNLIGAQAGSWQELLSDDANHLHLYGKGESRPGRKMGHVTKLYF